One Saccharopolyspora erythraea NRRL 2338 genomic region harbors:
- the hisS gene encoding histidine--tRNA ligase produces MSTFNAPKGIPEYFPPESAAFLAVRETLADAARRAGYGYIELPLFEDTTLFARGVGESTDVVSKEMYTFADRGGRSVTLRPEGTAGVTRSVIENGLDRGQLPVKLYYSGAFFRYERPQAGRYRQLQQLGVEAIGVDDPALDAEVIAIADEGYRRLGLTGYRIELTSLGDETCRPSYRAKLQEFLRGLPLDEDTRKRAELNPLRVLDDKRPEVRELLADAPLMVDHLSVEAKEHYEQVKTHLSDLGVAFTENPRLVRGLDYYTKTTFEFVHDGLGAQSGIGGGGRYDGLMAELGGQELSGVGFGLGVDRTLLACQAEGLAVGDQARCDVYCVPLGEAAKRRLVTIAGGLRGAGVRADVAYGGKSLKGAMKGADRSGARFALVLGERDLEAGSAQLKDLASGEQRPVPLDDAVAAVREALQP; encoded by the coding sequence ATGAGCACCTTCAACGCCCCCAAGGGCATCCCGGAGTACTTCCCGCCGGAATCGGCGGCCTTCCTCGCGGTCCGCGAGACGCTGGCCGACGCGGCCCGCCGCGCGGGCTACGGCTACATCGAGCTGCCGCTGTTCGAGGACACCACCCTCTTCGCGCGCGGTGTCGGCGAGTCGACCGACGTGGTCAGCAAGGAGATGTACACCTTCGCCGACCGCGGCGGGCGCTCGGTCACGCTGCGGCCGGAGGGCACCGCCGGTGTCACGCGGTCGGTCATCGAGAACGGCCTGGACCGGGGGCAGCTGCCGGTCAAGCTCTACTACAGCGGCGCGTTCTTCCGCTACGAGCGCCCGCAGGCCGGCCGGTACCGCCAGCTCCAGCAGCTCGGCGTGGAGGCCATCGGCGTCGACGACCCGGCGCTGGACGCCGAGGTGATCGCCATCGCCGATGAGGGCTACCGCAGGCTGGGACTGACCGGCTACCGCATCGAGCTGACGTCGCTGGGCGACGAGACCTGCCGCCCGTCCTACCGCGCCAAGCTCCAGGAGTTCCTGCGCGGCCTGCCGCTGGACGAGGACACCCGGAAGCGGGCCGAGCTCAACCCGCTGCGCGTGCTCGACGACAAGCGCCCCGAGGTCCGCGAGCTGCTGGCCGACGCGCCGCTGATGGTCGACCACCTCTCGGTCGAGGCCAAGGAGCACTACGAGCAGGTCAAGACGCACCTGAGCGACCTCGGGGTGGCCTTCACCGAGAACCCGCGGCTGGTGCGCGGCCTGGACTACTACACCAAGACGACCTTCGAGTTCGTCCACGACGGCCTCGGCGCCCAGTCCGGCATCGGCGGCGGCGGCCGCTACGACGGCCTGATGGCCGAGCTCGGCGGGCAGGAGCTCTCCGGCGTCGGCTTCGGGCTGGGGGTGGACCGCACCCTGCTTGCCTGCCAGGCGGAGGGGCTCGCGGTCGGCGACCAGGCGCGTTGCGACGTCTACTGCGTGCCGCTGGGCGAGGCAGCCAAGCGGCGGCTGGTCACCATCGCCGGCGGCCTGCGCGGTGCCGGTGTGCGCGCCGACGTGGCCTACGGCGGCAAGAGTCTCAAGGGCGCGATGAAGGGCGCCGACCGCTCGGGCGCCCGGTTCGCCCTGGTGCTCGGCGAGCGCGACCTCGAAGCCGGATCGGCCCAGCTCAAGGACCTCGCCAGCGGCGAGCAGCGGCCGGTTCCGCTGGACGACGCGGTCGCGGCCGTTCGGGAGGCGCTGCAGCCGTGA
- a CDS encoding YibE/F family protein has product MKRLLAFALVPFALAAIVGTLLLYPFGHQQRTGADLGLGQYPVKAEVIAAEAGPCSQGAPVEGEQMCVKLRVLMQDGPLPGRVMEQTMPTDPGTPKFAVGDDIVLSYAGANPESETSYQVVDFQRGGSLMLLAVVFAAAVIVLGRWQGLAALIALGVSLVLLVGFVLPAILAGEDPLLVAVVGSGLIMFVVLYLTHGFSARTSTAVLGTLLSLALIGVLSTVFAGLTALTGLDENTTSLIGVLGTPIDARGLLLAGTVIGALGVLDDVTVTQTSAVWELRKADPGMSWRQLYTSGLRIGRDHVSSAVNTLVLAYAGAALPLLLAYALSGRTFTEVVTTQAVAQEVVRTLVGSIGLVAAVPITTAIAAAVAIREPAGGADTSAASRASQGAAAGAGTTRLTPKRPGRRRPRPETSD; this is encoded by the coding sequence GTGAAGCGGCTGCTCGCATTCGCGCTGGTGCCGTTCGCGCTGGCCGCGATCGTCGGCACGCTGCTGCTCTACCCGTTCGGCCACCAGCAGCGCACCGGCGCCGACCTTGGCCTCGGGCAGTACCCGGTGAAGGCCGAGGTCATCGCGGCCGAGGCGGGGCCGTGTTCGCAGGGGGCGCCGGTCGAGGGCGAGCAGATGTGCGTGAAGCTGCGCGTGCTGATGCAGGACGGGCCGCTGCCCGGCCGGGTCATGGAGCAGACCATGCCCACCGACCCGGGCACCCCCAAGTTCGCCGTGGGCGACGACATCGTGCTGTCCTATGCCGGGGCCAATCCCGAGAGCGAGACGTCGTACCAGGTCGTTGACTTCCAGCGCGGTGGCTCGCTGATGCTGCTGGCGGTGGTCTTCGCCGCCGCGGTGATCGTGCTCGGCCGCTGGCAAGGCCTGGCGGCACTCATAGCGCTGGGCGTGAGCCTGGTGCTGCTGGTCGGCTTCGTGCTGCCCGCGATCCTGGCCGGCGAGGACCCGCTGCTGGTGGCGGTGGTCGGCTCCGGGCTGATCATGTTCGTGGTGCTGTACCTGACGCACGGCTTCTCCGCGCGCACCTCGACCGCCGTGCTCGGCACCCTGCTCAGCCTTGCGCTGATCGGCGTGCTCAGCACGGTGTTCGCCGGGCTCACCGCACTCACCGGGCTCGACGAGAACACCACGAGCCTGATCGGCGTGCTCGGCACCCCCATCGACGCACGCGGCCTTCTGCTCGCCGGGACCGTGATCGGTGCGCTCGGCGTGCTCGACGACGTGACCGTCACCCAGACCAGCGCGGTGTGGGAGCTGCGCAAGGCCGACCCCGGGATGTCGTGGCGGCAGCTGTACACATCCGGGCTGCGGATCGGCCGGGACCACGTCTCCTCGGCGGTGAACACGCTGGTCCTGGCCTACGCCGGTGCCGCGCTGCCGCTGCTGCTCGCCTACGCGCTGTCGGGCAGGACCTTCACCGAGGTCGTCACCACGCAGGCGGTCGCGCAGGAGGTCGTGCGCACCCTCGTCGGCAGCATCGGCCTCGTCGCGGCGGTGCCGATCACCACGGCGATCGCCGCCGCGGTCGCGATCCGCGAGCCCGCGGGCGGCGCGGACACGTCGGCGGCGTCGCGGGCGAGCCAGGGCGCCGCCGCCGGCGCCGGGACCACCAGGCTGACGCCGAAGCGCCCGGGCCGCCGCCGACCGCGCCCGGAGACGAGCGACTGA
- a CDS encoding Rv2578c family radical SAM protein: protein MRWEQQRVAPPAEPGTTPELPLALPEREPVRGGRAGLRLPEPVPIEAGTEDAYAIEIHAKSILNRVPSASAVPFEWTLNPYRGCGHACRYCFARRTHTYLDLDAGHDFDSKIVVKVNAGALLRRELAGPRWTGAPIAMGTNTDPYQRAEGRYRLMREILTILRERANPFSILTKGTLILRDMDLILRAAEVAKVSVAVSIGSVDEVLWRKVEPGTPSPLRRLEVVRRFAESGLGCSVLMAPVLPGLSDSPEQIDETVAALMAAGASSITPLTLHLRPGAREWYHRWLREEYPRLLPMYERLYRNGAYAPKSYQRHIAELVEEAKGRHGGSGEADPNFREAAQPVDAEAAEDTRPRAAVAARQQGEQQMTLL, encoded by the coding sequence ATGCGTTGGGAACAACAGCGGGTCGCCCCGCCCGCCGAACCGGGTACCACGCCGGAGCTGCCGCTGGCGCTGCCCGAGCGGGAGCCGGTGCGCGGCGGCCGGGCCGGGCTGCGGTTGCCGGAGCCGGTGCCGATCGAGGCGGGCACCGAAGACGCCTACGCCATCGAGATCCACGCGAAGTCGATCCTGAACCGGGTCCCGTCCGCGTCGGCGGTGCCGTTCGAGTGGACGCTCAACCCCTACCGCGGCTGCGGACACGCCTGCCGCTACTGCTTCGCGAGACGCACTCACACGTACCTGGACCTGGACGCGGGGCACGACTTCGACAGCAAGATCGTGGTGAAGGTCAACGCGGGGGCGCTGCTGCGCCGCGAGCTGGCCGGCCCCCGCTGGACGGGCGCGCCGATCGCGATGGGCACCAACACCGACCCGTACCAGCGGGCGGAGGGGCGTTACCGGCTGATGCGCGAGATCCTGACCATCCTGCGGGAGCGGGCCAACCCGTTCTCGATCCTCACCAAGGGCACTCTCATCCTGCGCGACATGGACCTGATCCTGCGTGCCGCGGAGGTCGCGAAGGTTTCGGTCGCCGTGTCGATCGGCTCGGTCGACGAGGTGCTGTGGCGCAAGGTCGAGCCCGGGACGCCCTCGCCGCTGCGAAGGCTCGAGGTCGTGCGGCGGTTCGCCGAGTCCGGGCTGGGGTGCTCGGTGCTGATGGCGCCGGTCCTGCCGGGGCTCAGCGACTCGCCGGAGCAGATCGACGAGACCGTGGCCGCCCTGATGGCGGCAGGTGCCTCCAGCATCACGCCGCTGACCCTGCACCTGCGCCCGGGCGCGCGCGAGTGGTACCACCGCTGGCTGCGGGAGGAGTACCCGCGCCTGCTGCCGATGTACGAGCGGCTGTACCGCAACGGCGCATACGCCCCGAAGTCCTACCAGCGCCACATCGCCGAACTGGTCGAGGAAGCGAAAGGGCGTCATGGCGGCAGTGGTGAAGCCGACCCGAATTTCCGGGAAGCCGCGCAACCGGTGGACGCCGAAGCGGCGGAGGACACCAGACCACGCGCCGCCGTGGCCGCCCGCCAGCAGGGGGAGCAGCAGATGACCCTGTTGTGA
- the aspS gene encoding aspartate--tRNA ligase, protein MMRTHEAGSLRAGHAGQSVTLAGWVARRRDHGGVIFIDLRDASGVAQVVFREGEMAERAHRLRSEFCLRITGEVVRRPEGNENPEIGTGDIEVTATELEVLSESAPLPFPLDEHLEVGEETRLRHRYLDLRRNGPAKAMRMRSEVNRIARDVLHGRDFVEVETPTMTRSTPEGARDFLIPARLQPGNWYALPQSPQLFKQLLMVGGLERYFQIARCYRDEDFRADRQPEFTQLDIEMSFVDQDDVIELGEEIISALWRETAGHEIPRPIQRMTYADAMARFGTDKPDLRFGLELTEMTEYFADTPFRVFRAPYVGAVVMPGGADQPRRQLDAWQDWAKQRGAKGLAYVLVGQDGTLSGPVAKNLSDGERDGLVKAVGAAPGDCVFFAAGDRSSSRALLGAARLEIGERCGLIDHDAWSFVWVVDAPMFESIDDTDDVAVGSGRWTAVHHPFTSPNADWVDNFESDPANALAWAYDIVCNGNEIGGGSIRIHRSDVQKRVFELLGISEEQAQDKFGFLLEAFKYGPPPHGGIAFGWDRICMLLAGADSLRDVIAFPKSGGGYDPLTGAPSPITVEQRKEAGVDAKPAAKVGDESISVFPPGVVEKQG, encoded by the coding sequence GTGATGCGCACGCACGAGGCCGGATCGCTTCGCGCCGGTCATGCCGGGCAGTCCGTCACCCTGGCCGGGTGGGTGGCCCGTCGCCGCGATCACGGTGGGGTGATCTTCATCGACCTCCGCGACGCCTCGGGTGTCGCCCAGGTCGTCTTCCGCGAGGGCGAGATGGCCGAGCGCGCCCACCGGCTGCGCTCGGAGTTCTGCCTGCGCATCACCGGCGAGGTCGTGCGCAGGCCCGAGGGCAACGAGAACCCCGAGATCGGCACCGGCGACATCGAGGTCACCGCCACCGAGCTGGAGGTGCTCTCCGAGTCCGCCCCGCTGCCGTTCCCGCTCGACGAGCACTTGGAGGTCGGCGAGGAGACCCGCCTGCGCCACCGCTACCTGGACCTGCGCCGCAACGGCCCGGCCAAGGCGATGCGGATGCGCAGCGAGGTCAACCGCATCGCCCGCGACGTCCTGCACGGCCGCGACTTCGTCGAGGTCGAGACGCCGACGATGACGCGCTCCACGCCCGAAGGCGCCCGCGACTTCCTGATCCCGGCCCGCCTGCAGCCCGGCAACTGGTACGCGCTGCCGCAGTCGCCGCAGCTGTTCAAGCAACTGCTGATGGTCGGCGGCCTGGAGCGCTACTTCCAGATCGCCCGCTGCTACCGCGACGAGGACTTCCGCGCCGACCGCCAGCCCGAGTTCACCCAGCTCGACATCGAGATGAGCTTCGTCGACCAGGACGACGTGATCGAGCTGGGCGAGGAGATCATCAGCGCTCTGTGGCGCGAGACCGCGGGCCACGAGATCCCGCGCCCGATCCAGCGCATGACCTACGCCGACGCGATGGCCCGCTTCGGCACCGACAAGCCCGACCTGCGCTTCGGTCTCGAGCTCACCGAGATGACCGAGTACTTCGCGGACACGCCGTTCCGGGTGTTCCGCGCGCCCTACGTCGGCGCGGTCGTGATGCCCGGCGGCGCCGACCAGCCGCGGCGCCAGCTCGACGCCTGGCAGGACTGGGCGAAGCAGCGCGGCGCCAAGGGCCTGGCCTACGTGCTGGTCGGCCAGGACGGGACGCTTTCCGGCCCGGTGGCCAAGAACCTCTCCGACGGCGAGCGCGACGGCCTGGTCAAGGCGGTCGGGGCGGCCCCCGGCGACTGCGTTTTCTTCGCCGCGGGCGATCGCTCCTCCTCGCGGGCCCTGCTGGGCGCGGCGCGGCTGGAGATCGGCGAGCGCTGCGGACTCATCGACCACGACGCGTGGTCGTTCGTGTGGGTCGTCGACGCCCCGATGTTCGAGTCGATCGACGACACCGACGACGTCGCGGTCGGCTCCGGCCGCTGGACCGCCGTGCACCACCCGTTCACCTCGCCGAACGCCGACTGGGTCGACAACTTCGAGTCCGACCCGGCCAACGCGCTCGCCTGGGCCTACGACATCGTCTGCAACGGAAACGAGATCGGCGGCGGCTCCATCCGTATCCACCGCTCCGACGTGCAGAAGCGGGTGTTCGAGCTGCTCGGCATCAGCGAGGAGCAGGCGCAGGACAAGTTCGGCTTCCTGCTGGAGGCGTTCAAGTACGGCCCGCCGCCGCACGGCGGCATCGCCTTCGGCTGGGACCGGATCTGCATGCTGCTGGCGGGCGCGGACTCGCTGCGCGACGTCATCGCCTTCCCCAAGAGCGGTGGCGGCTACGACCCGCTGACCGGCGCGCCGTCGCCGATCACGGTCGAGCAGCGCAAGGAGGCGGGTGTGGACGCCAAGCCCGCGGCGAAGGTCGGCGACGAGAGCATCTCGGTGTTCCCGCCCGGCGTGGTCGAGAAGCAGGGCTGA
- a CDS encoding phosphotransferase family protein, translating into MSVEITTGPPEVRIPASTEVTDTVATAEAVLSRRTGAAVRLADAEDLGGSDRSVVMRVRVAESPFELPRTLVVKHYGACPDSARSDPFAHEAASCQLSTALPPEMRVGPELIAHDVNERVLVLEDLGRGSTLADVLFADDPRAAERALLAWARALGRLHTTMAGSEPDFDALMRRLGTRSWTDPVADDILRSLSELPDLLEQTLAVRTPPGIAERLADASELLGPSRYRSFSPSDICPDNSLVTGTGVRFLDFEWGCVRDVALDAAYLQYPFPSSWCSYALPDNLAESMLSTWRSEIVEVWPELDDDEVLMPRLFDAQLLWVWVSTWWFLPRTGETDRPIDLHMPSPRRSTALVDRWRHLRADAESAGMTELAEYAGRLVDALVDRFGAGALHLLPYPAFRNE; encoded by the coding sequence ATGAGCGTGGAGATCACCACCGGCCCGCCGGAGGTCCGGATCCCTGCGAGCACGGAGGTGACCGATACGGTCGCCACGGCTGAAGCCGTGCTCAGCAGGCGTACGGGAGCCGCAGTGCGGCTCGCCGATGCAGAAGACCTCGGCGGGAGCGACCGTTCGGTCGTGATGCGGGTCAGGGTTGCCGAGTCCCCCTTCGAGCTGCCCCGGACCCTCGTGGTCAAGCACTACGGGGCCTGTCCGGACTCGGCTCGCTCCGACCCGTTCGCGCACGAGGCGGCGAGCTGCCAGCTCTCGACCGCGCTGCCGCCGGAGATGCGGGTCGGCCCGGAGCTGATCGCTCACGACGTCAACGAGCGCGTGCTGGTGCTCGAGGACCTCGGCCGCGGCTCGACGCTGGCCGACGTGCTCTTCGCCGACGACCCGCGCGCCGCCGAGCGCGCCCTGCTGGCGTGGGCGCGGGCGCTGGGCAGGCTGCACACGACGATGGCGGGCAGCGAGCCGGACTTCGACGCGCTCATGCGCAGGCTGGGCACCAGGTCGTGGACCGACCCGGTGGCCGACGACATCCTGCGGTCCCTCTCGGAGCTGCCGGACCTGCTGGAGCAGACGCTGGCGGTGCGGACCCCTCCCGGAATCGCCGAGCGGCTGGCCGACGCGTCCGAGCTGCTCGGTCCGAGCCGCTACCGCTCGTTCAGCCCGTCGGACATCTGCCCGGACAACAGCCTCGTCACCGGCACCGGCGTGCGGTTCCTGGACTTCGAGTGGGGCTGCGTGCGCGATGTCGCGCTCGACGCGGCCTACCTGCAGTACCCGTTCCCGTCGTCGTGGTGCTCCTACGCCCTGCCGGACAACCTGGCCGAGAGCATGCTCTCGACCTGGCGGTCGGAGATCGTCGAGGTGTGGCCGGAGCTCGACGACGACGAGGTGCTGATGCCCAGGCTGTTCGACGCGCAGCTGCTGTGGGTCTGGGTGTCGACGTGGTGGTTCCTGCCGCGCACCGGCGAGACCGACCGGCCCATCGACCTGCACATGCCCTCGCCGCGCCGCAGCACGGCGCTGGTGGACCGCTGGCGGCACCTGCGTGCCGACGCCGAGTCCGCGGGCATGACCGAGCTGGCCGAGTACGCGGGGCGCCTGGTGGACGCGCTGGTCGACCGGTTCGGCGCGGGCGCGCTGCACCTGCTGCCCTACCCGGCGTTCCGGAACGAGTGA
- a CDS encoding GNAT family N-acetyltransferase, producing MATDQVDPHEVERAAAATWPASTVRSEAGWLLRHCGVLDRKRSNSALPPAAVDDPAAAAERVERFYAGRGARPVVQVSPLEAHRELDEFLAGRGYAAVARTDAMVAGTADVLARAVAREFAVRLDAGPHDGWFAAGAAAGRPVEPGLAAVRAPARFAIAFAGRVPVGVGLFALAGRWCGVYCMATAAGWRRRGAAGTLLRAGARWAAEAGATRMFLQVEEDNPGAALLYERAGFARSHGYHYRVR from the coding sequence TTGGCGACCGACCAGGTGGATCCGCACGAGGTCGAGCGCGCGGCGGCGGCGACGTGGCCCGCGTCGACGGTGCGGTCCGAGGCGGGGTGGCTGCTGCGCCACTGCGGCGTGCTCGACCGCAAGCGTTCGAACTCGGCGCTGCCGCCGGCCGCGGTCGACGATCCCGCTGCGGCGGCCGAACGGGTGGAGCGCTTCTACGCCGGGCGCGGCGCACGTCCGGTCGTCCAGGTGAGTCCGCTGGAGGCGCACCGCGAACTCGACGAGTTCCTCGCCGGTCGCGGGTACGCGGCTGTCGCCAGGACCGACGCCATGGTCGCCGGCACCGCGGACGTGCTTGCCCGTGCGGTAGCGCGCGAGTTCGCCGTCCGGCTGGACGCCGGGCCGCACGACGGCTGGTTCGCCGCCGGGGCCGCGGCGGGGCGACCGGTGGAGCCGGGGCTGGCCGCTGTGCGCGCCCCCGCGCGATTCGCGATCGCTTTCGCCGGACGGGTTCCGGTGGGCGTCGGCCTGTTCGCCCTGGCCGGGCGGTGGTGCGGGGTCTACTGCATGGCCACCGCCGCGGGGTGGCGCAGGCGCGGTGCGGCCGGGACCTTGCTGCGCGCGGGTGCGCGGTGGGCGGCCGAGGCGGGCGCCACGCGGATGTTCCTCCAGGTCGAGGAGGACAACCCCGGCGCGGCGCTGCTCTACGAGCGCGCCGGCTTCGCGCGGTCGCACGGTTACCACTACCGGGTCCGATAA
- a CDS encoding carbonic anhydrase produces MNFDHFVHHARRHPGMLPETRRRQLAAGQQPVALFIGCSDSRVVPSQITGAEPGKLFELRTAGNVVPTYTPDSASSEMATIEYAVIVLGVPEIIVCGHSHCGAVTALSAAGRGLEQLPAMRTWLGTDGMPGVEQGPEDPSVRTESKRHLRAQLDTLRSYPFIRERIDAGQLRLHGWFYEIDTGLVSACPHDDVEEFLPL; encoded by the coding sequence ATGAATTTCGACCACTTCGTGCACCACGCACGTCGTCATCCCGGCATGCTCCCGGAGACCCGGCGCAGGCAACTGGCCGCGGGTCAGCAACCGGTGGCATTGTTCATCGGCTGCTCGGACTCCCGGGTGGTCCCGTCGCAGATCACCGGCGCCGAGCCTGGGAAGCTTTTCGAGTTGCGGACGGCGGGGAATGTCGTCCCGACTTACACGCCGGATTCGGCTTCCAGTGAAATGGCCACGATCGAATACGCGGTCATCGTGCTGGGCGTCCCCGAGATCATCGTGTGCGGGCACTCGCACTGCGGCGCGGTGACCGCGCTCAGCGCGGCCGGGCGCGGGCTGGAGCAGCTGCCCGCGATGCGCACCTGGCTCGGCACCGACGGCATGCCGGGCGTCGAGCAGGGCCCGGAGGACCCGAGCGTCCGGACCGAGAGCAAGCGCCACCTGCGGGCACAGCTCGACACGCTGCGGTCGTACCCGTTCATCCGCGAACGGATCGACGCGGGGCAGCTGCGCCTGCACGGCTGGTTCTACGAGATCGACACCGGCCTGGTCTCGGCCTGCCCGCACGACGACGTCGAGGAATTCCTCCCGCTGTAA
- a CDS encoding SulP family inorganic anion transporter — protein MTTQLESPRSEVRRTAPRWPKQTLGADLGASLVVFLVALPLCVGVAVASGVPAELGIITGVVGGIVVGLLPGSSIQVSGPAAGLTVLVASAVSQHGLGTLGVIVAGAGLLQIIMGVGRIGSWFRAISPSVVQGMLAGIGLVLILGQIYPVGGLPQPAHTPEKFAGIPDLLVTATTTATGISGLAVAALTLVVAALWQKMPEKMRMVPGALVAVVVASAVTLVLALPIKKIEVGSLLAAVNVPSVDAWGGLVSPAVLGSIVAFALIASAESLFSAAAVDRMHTGPKTQYNKELIAQGAGNTVCGFLGALPMTAVIVRSATNVQAGARTKLSRVLHGCWLLLFVMMLPGVLNYIPTAVLAALLIQAGWKLLELRQVAALVREHRSEAFVLVLTAVMIVATDLLIGTLVGLGVAIIKSAWEMSRLSVESHHQDDHVRVEFGGNATFLRLPRLLDHLERLPDGKSVHLDLTMVRHLDRACHQAVEHWVAQRRRSDHDVELALPGRTG, from the coding sequence GTGACGACTCAACTCGAATCGCCACGCTCGGAGGTGCGCCGCACCGCACCGCGCTGGCCGAAGCAGACCCTCGGCGCCGACCTCGGCGCCTCCCTCGTGGTCTTCCTGGTCGCCCTGCCGCTGTGCGTGGGCGTCGCCGTCGCCTCCGGCGTGCCCGCCGAGCTGGGCATCATCACCGGTGTCGTGGGCGGCATCGTGGTCGGGCTGCTGCCCGGCAGCTCGATACAGGTCAGCGGCCCGGCGGCCGGGCTGACGGTGCTGGTCGCCTCGGCTGTCAGCCAACACGGCCTCGGCACCCTGGGCGTGATCGTGGCCGGGGCCGGGCTGCTGCAGATCATCATGGGCGTCGGCCGCATCGGCAGCTGGTTCCGGGCGATCTCCCCGTCGGTGGTGCAGGGCATGCTCGCCGGCATCGGCCTGGTGCTGATCCTCGGCCAGATCTACCCGGTCGGCGGCCTGCCCCAGCCGGCCCACACACCGGAGAAGTTCGCGGGCATCCCGGACCTGCTGGTGACCGCGACCACGACCGCGACCGGTATCAGCGGCCTGGCCGTGGCGGCGCTGACGCTGGTGGTCGCCGCGCTGTGGCAGAAGATGCCCGAGAAGATGCGGATGGTGCCCGGCGCACTCGTCGCCGTCGTCGTGGCCAGCGCCGTGACGCTGGTGCTGGCCCTGCCGATCAAGAAGATCGAGGTCGGCTCGCTGCTGGCCGCCGTCAACGTCCCCAGCGTCGATGCCTGGGGCGGGCTGGTCAGCCCGGCGGTGCTCGGCTCGATCGTGGCCTTCGCGCTGATCGCCTCCGCGGAGAGCCTCTTCAGCGCCGCCGCCGTCGACCGCATGCACACCGGGCCGAAGACCCAGTACAACAAGGAACTGATCGCGCAGGGCGCGGGCAACACGGTGTGCGGTTTCCTCGGCGCGCTGCCCATGACCGCGGTGATCGTGCGCAGCGCCACGAACGTGCAGGCGGGCGCCCGGACCAAGCTGTCGCGGGTCCTGCACGGCTGCTGGCTGCTGCTGTTCGTGATGATGCTCCCGGGGGTGCTCAACTACATCCCGACCGCCGTGCTGGCCGCCCTGCTGATCCAGGCCGGCTGGAAGCTGCTGGAGCTGCGCCAGGTGGCGGCGCTGGTGCGCGAGCACCGCTCGGAGGCGTTCGTGCTGGTTCTGACGGCGGTCATGATCGTGGCCACCGACCTGCTCATCGGCACCCTGGTCGGCCTCGGCGTGGCGATCATCAAGAGCGCGTGGGAGATGTCGCGGCTGTCGGTCGAGTCGCACCACCAGGACGACCACGTGCGCGTGGAGTTCGGCGGCAACGCGACGTTCCTGCGGCTGCCCAGGCTGCTGGACCACCTGGAGCGGCTGCCCGACGGCAAGAGCGTGCACCTGGACCTGACCATGGTCCGCCACCTCGACCGGGCCTGCCACCAGGCGGTCGAGCACTGGGTCGCCCAGCGCAGGCGCTCCGACCACGACGTGGAGCTGGCGCTGCCCGGCCGGACCGGCTGA